TTATCCTCTTCAAAATTGGGCTGAAATGGTTTCATGGGATACTGTTCTCCATCCAAGTAGAGAGCTGCAAAATTGATGTCATAATGCTTAAAGTTGAAAGGGTTTTTATTGTATGCACCACTGAAAGAATCGTTATCGACCAACCCTATCACCACCTGTTTAGGAAGTTGACCCAAAAACAGGTTCTCTTGATTGGAGACACGGCTCCCTACCGGTATGCTGAATACTTTCATGCTTACACGGTCCACCGGGTATTTGGCATTAGATGTCAAGAGGGCTTCAGCATGTCCAAGGCGGACACCGGGTGTCAATTTCACTTTTTTGACAAAGAGGGAGGCTGATAAAATATGTAATTTGTAACGCTTGTTTGCATCATTGCTCATTAAGCAGAAGGCATTTTTATTGCGGGTAAGTTTAATTTTCACATCGACACCGTTCAGCAGCAGTTTTTCTTGAAAAAACAGGTCAGCATGGAGATGTCCCATCAAGTCTATTTTTCTACTACCGGCTCCCAGGGTTGCTCTTTTGATAAAACCATCATTTTCTCCATCCAACTCGGTAGACTCATGCTCCCCAGCATCATCTTTATAAAAAAGCCCCGCTGTAAATTGCGTGGCTAGTGTGTCTTCGCAATAGTTCAGCACGGATTCAATGTATGCTCTGTAAGGATAGCAGTTGTTACTTTGACTGATGAGACGGTCCCCTAAAGTCACATCTAACTGACTGAAAATGGAGGCTATCGGGTAATTCACGAGGCCTACCGCAGCATCGTTGGGGAGGTTTGTTCCGTCTTCATTCACCACTTTACACGTCAAATATAGAAGTGTGTTGTTGAGATCCATGTAGTCTTCACCATTTCCAGCAATAAAAAAATCCAAGGGTGCGGCTTCTGTAAGAGCCGTTAGTGGGGGTACTTCGATATAAAGGCTTCTCTCGATACTAGTTTGTGTAGGCCCAATGTGAAACAAATCTAGTTCAGATTTAGTGCACTCTTCAGAACATCCGTGAATAAAAGCCATGATGCTGTTTTAGAATATATCGCTCATAGACTGTATCCTCTGCCTCTTTCTCGCTCCACGACGCTTCTGTGGTTT
This region of Anolis carolinensis isolate JA03-04 unplaced genomic scaffold, rAnoCar3.1.pri scaffold_189, whole genome shotgun sequence genomic DNA includes:
- the LOC103282690 gene encoding uncharacterized protein F54H12.2-like, which produces MAFIHGCSEECTKSELDLFHIGPTQTSIERSLYIEVPPLTALTEAAPLDFFIAGNGEDYMDLNNTLLYLTCKVVNEDGTNLPNDAAVGLVNYPIASIFSQLDVTLGDRLISQSNNCYPYRAYIESVLNYCEDTLATQFTAGLFYKDDAGEHESTELDGENDGFIKRATLGAGSRKIDLMGHLHADLFFQEKLLLNGVDVKIKLTRNKNAFCLMSNDANKRYKLHILSASLFVKKVKLTPGVRLGHAEALLTSNAKYPVDRVSMKVFSIPVGSRVSNQENLFLGQLPKQVVIGLVDNDSFSGAYNKNPFNFKHYDINFAALYLDGEQYPMKPFQPNFEEDNCVREYMSLVQTAGKHMKDSALLINREEYAKGYTLFAFDLTPDQECADHYSLIKTGNLRAELRFAKPLPTTVNMLVYGVFDNVIEINHRRNVLFDYM